A single region of the Stegostoma tigrinum isolate sSteTig4 chromosome 36, sSteTig4.hap1, whole genome shotgun sequence genome encodes:
- the LOC125446827 gene encoding cytochrome P450 1A1, which yields MIRSLSAGLLAFSVTEVFLGLAVFSLIFLVVRRHQTRIPAGLKRPPAPPSLPLIGRSLQLRPDPHLSLTALSQQYGDIFQIQVGSRPVLVLSGLETLRQALIRQGDDFAGRPDLHSFKFINDGKSLTFSSDYSEVWRLRRKLAQNALRTFATDECKNTTHSCLLEEHVSSEAQRLVTIFIELTQSCGTFDPVRYLVVSVANVICALCFGKRYNHDDAEFLNILEVTDEFGKTVASGNPADFVPILRFLPAYSMRKFIDVNVRFTNFVKKIVTEHYHAFDKDNIRDITDSLIDHCQEKKTDENANIQISDEKIVGIVNDLFGAGFDTITTALSWTIMYLIKYPDIQQKVHEEVDENIGRDRSPKISDKLLLPYTEAFILETFRHSSFLPFTIPHCTTKDTALNGYFIPKNTCVFVNQWQVNHDPTVWKDPFAFCPERFLNPNGKSINKAESEKLLLFGLGKRRCIGESIGRIEVFLFLTALVQQLRFEKKPGQDIDMTPQYGLTMKHKRCEVQVVHRFPATA from the exons ATGATCAGGAGCCTTAGCGCTGGACTGCTGGCCTTCTCGGTCACCGAGGTGTTTCTTGGACTCGCCGTCTTCTCGCTCATCTTCCTGGTGGTCCGCAGGCACCAGACCCGAATCCCCGCGGGGCTGAAGAGGCCTCCGGCTCCACCCAGCCTGCCCCTGATCGGCCGGAGCCTGCAGCTGAGACCGGATCCCCACCTGAGCCTGACCGCCCTGAGCCAACAGTACGGGGATATATTCCAGATACAGGTGGGGAGCCGGCCAGTGCTGGTACTGAGCGGGCTGGAGACTCTCAGACAGGCGCTCATCAGGCAGGGCGATGATTTCGCCGGGAGGCCGGATCTCCACAGCTTTAAATTCATCAACGACGGGAAGAGCCTGACCTTCAGCTCCGACTACTCCGAAGTGTGGAGGCTCCGTCGGAAGCTGGCACAGAACGCGCTGCGCACCTTCGCCACGGACGAGTGTAAGAACACCACGCACTCGTGCCTGCTGGAGGAACATGTGAGCAGCGAGGCGCAGCGCCTGGTCACGATCTTCATCGAACTCACCCAGAGCTGCGGAACCTTCGACCCGGTCCGCTACCTCGTGGTGTCGGTGGCCAATGTCATCTGCGCCCTGTGCTTCGGTAAGCGATACAACCACGACGACGCGGAGTTCCTCAACATCCTCGAAGTGACCGACGAGTTTGGTAAGACCGTGGCGTCCGGGAACCCGGCCGATTTCGTCCCTATCCTGCGCTTCCTGCCAGCATACTCCATGAGGAAATTCATCGATGTCAATGTCAGATTCACGAACTTCGTCAAGAAGATTGTCACCGAGCACTACcacgcctttgacaag gatAATATACGCGATATAACCGATTCCCTGATCGATCACTGTCAGGAAAAGAAAACGGACGAGAATGCCAACATTCAGATATCTGATGAAAAGATTGTCGGCATCGTGAATGATCTGTTCGGAGCTG GTTTTGACACCATAACAACAGCACTCTCCTGGACTATTATGTACCTGATTAAATATCCTGACATTCAACAGAAAGTGCATGAGGAAGTAG ATGAGAACATTGGCAGAGATCGAAGCCCAAAGATATCAGACAAGTTACTATTGCCGTATACAGAAGCTTTCATATTGGAGACCTTCCGCCACTCGTCCTTCCTTCCATTCACCATTCCTCACTG cACAACCAAAGACACAGCGTTGAATGGATATTTTATTCCTAAAAATACATGTGTTTTTGTAAACCAGTGGCAAGTGAATCATGACCC GACGGTCTGGAAAGACCCATTTGCGTTCTGCCCAGAGCGTTTCTTAAATCCTAATGGAAAAAGCATCAACAAAGCAGAAAGTGAAAAGTTGCTGCTGTTTGGCTTGGGAAAAAGGAGATGTATTGGAGAGTCCATTGGTCGCATAGAAGTCTTCTTGTTTCTCACTGCTCTTGTCCAACAGCTGCGATTTGAGAAAAAGCCAGGTCAGGACATTGATATGACCCCGCAGTATGGACTGACCATGAAGCACAAGAGATGTGAAGTGCAAGTGGTGCACCGTTTCCCTGCTACTGCATGA